TTCCACCAGATCCCCGCGCGGCGAAACGCCGCTGACCACCAGGCCGTGCGCCTCCAACTGGGCCTGAAAGGCGTTGTTGAACTCGTAGCGGTGGCGATGGCGCTCCGAGATGTCGGTCTGGCCGTAGGCCGCAAAGGATAGGCTGTCTTTCTTCAGCCGGCAGGGGTAGGCCCCCAGGCGCATGCTGGCGCCTTTTTCGGAGGACGCATTGCGTTGCTGCAGCGTGCCGGTCTTCTCGTCGTACCACTCGGTCATCAGATAGATCACCGGGTAGGGGGTGTTTTCATCGAACTCTGAGCTGTTGGCGTTTTCGAGACCGGCCACGCTGCGGGCGAAGTCGATCACGGCGATCTGCATGCCCAGGCAGATGCCGAAGAAGGGCACCTTGCGCTCGCGCGCATAAGCCGCGGCGCAGATTTTGCCCTCGATCCCGCGGGAGCCGAAACCGCCGGGCACCAGGATGCCGTCGGCCGTTTCCAGCTGGGGGCCGCAGGCATCGGGGCTGATTTTTTCCGAATCCAAAAAGATCAGGTTCACCCGGCAGTCATTGGCGATGCCCCCGTGATAGAGGGCCTCGTTGAGACTCTTGTAGGACTCGGTCAAATTCACGTATTTGCCGACAATCGCGATGGTCACGGTGTGTTTGGGCGCCATGAACTTCTGAACCACCTCCTCCCAGGCCTCCAGCCTGGGGGCGCGGGTCCAGATGTGCAGCAGCTCCACGATCTTGTCGTCGAGCCCCTCCTTGTGGAAGAGCAGGGGACACTCGTAGATGCATTTGACGTCCTTGGCGGTGATGACGGCGTCGATGCCCACATTGCAGAAAAGCGCGATCTTGGCTTTGATCTCCTTGGACAGAAACCGGTCGGTGCGGCACAGCAGGATATCCGGTTGGATGCCGATGCTGCGCAGTTCCTTTACGCTGTGCTGGGTCGGTTTGGTCTTCACCTCGCCGGCGGTGGCGATGTAGGGCACCAGGGTGAGGTGGATGTAGAGCACGTTTTCCTTGCCGACATCAGTCTTGAACTGGCGGATGGCTTCAAGAAACGGCAGGCTCTCGATGTCCCCGATGGTGCCCCCGATTTCGACGATCACCACGTCGACGCCGTCAGCCGCCAGCTGGATGCTGCGTTTGATTTCGTCGGTGATGTGGGGGATCACCTGAACGGTGCCGCCGAGATAATCCCCGCGGCGCTCCTTGGTGATGACGGAATAGTAGATTTTTCCGGTGGTGAAGTTGTTGTCGGCCCCCAGCTTGGCATTGGTGAAGCGCTCGTAGTGACCCAAGTCGAGATCGGTTTCGGAGCCGTCGTCGGTGACGAAGACCTCCCCGTGCTGAAACGGGTTCATGGTGCCGGGATCCACGTTGATGTATGGGTCCAGCTTCTGAAGGGTGACGCTCAACCCCCGGCTTTCCAGAAGCGCACCGATGGAGGCG
This window of the Desulfobacteraceae bacterium genome carries:
- a CDS encoding CTP synthase is translated as MAFNTKFIFVTGGVLSSLGKGLASASIGALLESRGLSVTLQKLDPYINVDPGTMNPFQHGEVFVTDDGSETDLDLGHYERFTNAKLGADNNFTTGKIYYSVITKERRGDYLGGTVQVIPHITDEIKRSIQLAADGVDVVIVEIGGTIGDIESLPFLEAIRQFKTDVGKENVLYIHLTLVPYIATAGEVKTKPTQHSVKELRSIGIQPDILLCRTDRFLSKEIKAKIALFCNVGIDAVITAKDVKCIYECPLLFHKEGLDDKIVELLHIWTRAPRLEAWEEVVQKFMAPKHTVTIAIVGKYVNLTESYKSLNEALYHGGIANDCRVNLIFLDSEKISPDACGPQLETADGILVPGGFGSRGIEGKICAAAYARERKVPFFGICLGMQIAVIDFARSVAGLENANSSEFDENTPYPVIYLMTEWYDEKTGTLQQRNASSEKGASMRLGAYPCRLKKDSLSFAAYGQTDISERHRHRYEFNNAFQAQLEAHGLVVSGVSPRGDLVEIVELKDHPWFLGCQFHPEFKSRPMAPHPLFRDFIRAALAYAGRK